A section of the Archocentrus centrarchus isolate MPI-CPG fArcCen1 unplaced genomic scaffold, fArcCen1 scaffold_45_ctg1, whole genome shotgun sequence genome encodes:
- the LOC115777266 gene encoding P2Y purinoceptor 14-like codes for MADSTNVTSSFNQTCDLVVPSVSPFFMVVYSLVFLVGLLLNGFILKFHFCGAQQQQPSSSLMVYLKNLTAADFLLCLCLPLRITKYATSSVILRQLYCSFGISSFFLNMQASILFMCYIAANRYLKIVHHSGTHFLQTVRAARIISVVTWVTVLAPIITYTILFFITQQPLTSDPGCCDPLFSTSVRLLYKIFQACSAIIFLLILVSLIFFYYSTSRRVLQAQQKQLTSSSSKKLVKSHRNIMMLVSIFCVCFIPYYLVRLPSVHLWGSRSVRQVFYYLMDATTVMSVFNVCLDPFVYFFFCKTFRDHVNLRAASRRTHIQQTNEDCESSEKQHVIFTSRPTSQTNVL; via the exons ATGGCTGACTCAACAAATGTGACTTCATCTTTCAACCAGACCTGTGATCTGGTTGTTCCATCAGTCAGTCCTTTCTTCATGGTGGTCTACAGTCTGGTGTTCCTG GTGGGTTTACTCCTCAATGGCTTCATCCTGAAGTTTCACTTCTGTggagctcagcagcagcagccatcaAGCAGCTTGATGGTCTACCTGAAGAACCTGACCGCTGCTGACttcctgctctgcctctgtctgcCCCTCCGCATCACCAAGTATGCCACCAGCTCTGTCATCCTTCGGCAGCTCTACTGCAGCTTTGGAATTTCTTCCTTCTTCCTCAATATGCAAGCCAGTATCCTGTTCATGTGTTACATCGCTGCCAACAG gtATCTGAAGATTGTCCATCATTCAGGAACTCACTTCCTCCAGACAGTACGAGCCGCACGCATCATCTCCGTGGTCACCTGGGTTACTGTCCTGGCTCCAATAATCACCTATACAATCCTGTTTTTCATCACTCAgcaacctctgacctctgaccccggTTGCTGTGATCCCCTCTTTAGTACATCAGTTAGACTGCTCTACAAAATCTTTCAGGCCTGCTCTGCCATCATCTTCCTGTTGATCCTCGTATCCCTGATCTTCTTCTACTACAGCACCTCCCGCAGGGTGTTGCAGGCACAGCAGAAGCAGctgacctcctccagctccaagAAGCTTGTGAAGTCTCACAGGAACATAATGATGCTTGTCAGCAtcttctgtgtttgctttatccCCTATTACCTGGTTCGGCTTCCCTCGGTTCATTTGTGGGGCAGCAGATCTGTGCGTCAGGTGTTCTACTATTTGATGGATGCAACCACAGTAATGTCCGTTTTTAACGTCTGTCTCGAcccttttgtttactttttcttctgtaagacTTTTCGGGACCATGTGAACCTGAGGGCAGCATCCAGGAGGACCCACATCCAGCAGACAAATGAAGATTGTGAGAGCAGCGAGAAGCAGCATGTTATTTTTACATCAAGACCAACAAGTCAAACCAATGTGCTGTAA